Proteins encoded within one genomic window of Phototrophicus methaneseepsis:
- a CDS encoding RNA polymerase sigma factor, protein MGLFSRKSKPLSKYSDNELIELAKDDREAFGELYERYMPKIYNYIYYRTGNQQDAEDLTARVFYRAMGHIENYVDKGVPFQAWLYRIAHNLVANFHRDQGRRKIIPLDDYVAHTLRSDAPDKQAEASEEQAALMAAIGRLPAERQQLLILKFIQQKSNAEIGEIMNRTEGAIKSLYHRTLLALRDEMQMQEMNSQLNDPAVGKTADKRGKG, encoded by the coding sequence ATGGGCCTATTCAGCCGCAAGAGCAAACCACTGTCTAAGTACAGTGATAATGAATTGATCGAACTTGCTAAGGATGATCGAGAAGCATTTGGCGAGCTGTATGAGCGCTACATGCCCAAGATCTACAACTACATCTATTATCGCACAGGGAATCAGCAAGATGCTGAAGACCTGACAGCGCGTGTGTTCTATCGGGCGATGGGGCATATCGAGAATTATGTCGATAAAGGTGTGCCGTTCCAGGCGTGGTTGTATCGTATTGCTCACAATCTTGTCGCGAACTTCCATCGTGATCAAGGTCGCCGCAAGATTATCCCGCTGGATGATTATGTGGCCCATACGCTGCGCTCAGATGCGCCCGATAAACAGGCCGAAGCCAGTGAAGAACAAGCCGCCCTCATGGCTGCCATTGGCCGCCTGCCCGCAGAGCGCCAGCAGCTCCTGATTTTGAAATTCATTCAGCAGAAATCGAATGCTGAAATTGGCGAGATCATGAACAGGACAGAAGGGGCGATTAAATCGCTTTATCACCGGACCCTGTTAGCACTTCGTGATGAGATGCAAATGCAAGAGATGAACAGTCAACTGAACGACCCCGCCGTGGGAAAGACCGCAGATAAGCGGGGCAAAGGATAA
- a CDS encoding DNA-directed RNA polymerase subunit beta — MNKYYNVKNYARVPDTEQLPSLIEIQSSAFEWFIREGLLELFDEINPIESFNGNLKLYFPGKIPEAEQFGLKYWFEEPKYSQELCIERDMSYAAPLYVRVALVNREAGDEVVTQDIFLGDFPLMTDKGTFIINGSERVVVSQLIRSPGVYFDADEDRATGRLLSNAKLIPDRGAWMEFETKKNDYLTIKFNRKRTLPVTVLLRALAAVDDGLPEAMSPIKTGETDEILALFKDVDDDENHPHIESSIKNEPMWDLKKNQTVAEAALIEFYRKMRPGDPPTLDNAREYLISQLFDQRRYDLERVGRYKLNQRLGLDSTIPRSVRTVSKADIVAVVRRMIEINTGKASRDDIDHLGNRRVKTVGELIMNKLRVGLRRMERVVKERMSIREIDNMTPVSLVNIRPIVASVREFFGSSQLSQFMEQTNPLAELTHKRTLSALGPGGLRRERAGFDVRDVHHSHYGRICPIETPEGPNIGLIGRLASYARVNEYGFIETPYRKVVKFLAVDDAELLGRRVRDDVEDSNDKVIVAEDTVITEKEVQALKKANIERVPVVPFVVHDIEYLNADDEDHYIIAQANSLLNEDGEFISNRVSCRYRQGFRVVPVQQVDYIDIAPRQIVGISAALIPFLEHDDANRALMGSNMQRQAVPLLQPDVPIVSTGMEDKAAIDSGQVLLAEESGEVISVQGDRIIIRQDNGEERRYQLRKYNRSNQSTCIDQRPIVMKGTRVEKGDVLADSSSTYMGNLALGHDVLAAFICWDGGNYEDALLISEDMLRKDKFTSIHIEKHEVEARDTKLGPEEITYDIPNVGEDALKDLDEFGIVRVGAEVGPHDILVGKITPKGEKELSPEEKLLRAIFGEQAREVKDSSLRLPHGDSGKVVDVKTFTREEHPDLSAGVEKMVRVSIAQRRKLTVGDKMAGRHGNKGVISRVVKIEDMPYLEDGTAVEIILNPTGVPGRMNIGQVLELHLGWAADRLGFRAVTPVFDGADEPEIQADLGRAWMIDEAWRVITERAWEWINEYYDSEELQDDDEVRRYYIHAWLGENELYDPDALMQSQVYARRAVVTEWLREKGYDPENVLIFDNSTRVLVDREVVDQNAIDVSLRLWIEAYAPEPIDVPADADQRQLFDFANKVMFETGQPVPQYGKHKLYDGRSGELFDNHVAVGYVHMLKLAHLVEDKAHARSTGPYSLVTQQPLGGKAQFGGQRFGEMEVWALEAYGAAYTLQEMLTVKSDDVQGRVKTYESIVKGEPIEEPGIPTSFRVLVKELQSLGLAVEAITTSGDVIRFGKDEEQANKRSGENGLMGLARGASQSPEQRAAEAQNAELETGD; from the coding sequence TTGAACAAATACTATAATGTGAAAAACTACGCCCGTGTGCCTGATACAGAACAGCTTCCATCTCTGATTGAGATTCAGTCGAGCGCCTTCGAGTGGTTTATCCGCGAAGGTCTATTGGAGTTGTTCGACGAGATCAATCCAATTGAAAGCTTCAACGGGAATTTGAAGCTGTATTTTCCTGGTAAGATCCCTGAAGCTGAACAGTTCGGCCTGAAGTATTGGTTCGAAGAGCCAAAATACAGTCAGGAACTGTGCATTGAGCGTGATATGTCCTATGCTGCGCCGCTTTACGTCCGAGTCGCCCTCGTGAACCGTGAGGCTGGCGATGAAGTCGTTACGCAGGATATCTTCCTCGGCGATTTCCCCCTGATGACGGACAAAGGTACTTTCATTATTAATGGTAGTGAGCGCGTTGTCGTCAGCCAGTTGATTCGTTCTCCTGGTGTTTACTTCGACGCAGATGAAGATCGTGCCACAGGCCGTCTGCTGTCCAATGCGAAGTTGATCCCTGATCGCGGCGCATGGATGGAATTTGAAACCAAGAAGAACGATTACCTCACCATCAAGTTCAATCGCAAGCGCACGCTGCCCGTAACGGTGCTGCTGCGCGCTCTGGCTGCTGTCGATGATGGCCTGCCGGAAGCGATGAGCCCCATCAAGACGGGCGAGACGGATGAAATCCTCGCGCTCTTCAAGGATGTGGATGATGATGAGAACCACCCCCATATTGAAAGCTCCATCAAGAATGAGCCAATGTGGGACCTGAAGAAGAACCAGACGGTTGCGGAAGCGGCACTCATTGAGTTCTACCGCAAGATGCGCCCTGGTGATCCGCCAACCCTGGATAATGCGCGCGAATATCTGATTAGCCAGTTGTTCGATCAGCGTCGTTACGACCTGGAGCGCGTGGGCCGTTATAAGCTCAATCAGCGCCTGGGCCTTGATTCGACCATTCCGCGCAGTGTGCGTACCGTCAGTAAGGCTGATATTGTCGCTGTCGTCCGCCGCATGATTGAAATCAACACCGGCAAAGCATCCCGCGACGACATTGATCACCTCGGTAATCGCCGTGTGAAGACAGTCGGCGAACTCATCATGAATAAACTACGCGTTGGCTTGCGCCGTATGGAACGTGTGGTGAAGGAACGTATGTCGATCCGTGAGATTGACAACATGACCCCGGTATCGCTCGTGAACATCCGCCCGATTGTGGCTTCTGTTCGTGAGTTCTTCGGTTCGTCACAGTTGTCTCAGTTCATGGAACAGACCAACCCGCTGGCAGAACTGACGCACAAGCGTACACTCTCCGCTTTGGGGCCAGGTGGTCTGCGTCGTGAGCGTGCTGGCTTCGATGTCCGTGACGTTCACCATAGCCACTATGGACGTATCTGCCCGATTGAGACGCCTGAAGGCCCGAATATCGGTCTGATTGGTCGTCTGGCATCCTACGCGCGAGTGAATGAATATGGCTTCATTGAGACGCCATACCGCAAAGTCGTGAAGTTCCTTGCCGTAGATGATGCAGAACTCCTGGGTCGTCGTGTACGCGATGATGTGGAAGACAGCAACGACAAGGTGATCGTCGCAGAAGATACGGTCATCACTGAAAAGGAAGTTCAGGCCCTCAAGAAGGCAAATATCGAGCGCGTGCCGGTTGTGCCTTTCGTTGTACATGACATTGAATACCTGAACGCGGATGATGAAGATCATTACATCATCGCTCAGGCGAACAGTCTCCTGAACGAAGATGGCGAGTTCATCTCCAACCGTGTTTCCTGCCGCTATCGCCAGGGTTTCCGTGTGGTCCCTGTACAGCAGGTCGACTATATCGACATTGCGCCGCGTCAGATCGTGGGTATCAGTGCCGCGTTGATCCCATTCCTTGAGCATGACGATGCGAACCGTGCGCTGATGGGCTCCAACATGCAGCGTCAGGCTGTGCCGCTGCTGCAACCGGATGTTCCGATTGTGAGCACAGGCATGGAAGACAAGGCCGCTATCGACAGTGGGCAGGTGTTGCTCGCTGAAGAATCCGGCGAGGTCATCAGCGTTCAGGGCGATCGCATCATCATCCGTCAGGATAATGGTGAAGAACGTCGCTACCAACTGCGTAAATATAACCGTAGTAACCAATCAACCTGCATCGATCAGCGCCCCATCGTTATGAAGGGTACCCGCGTCGAAAAAGGTGATGTGCTTGCGGATAGCTCCAGCACCTATATGGGCAACCTGGCCCTTGGTCACGATGTGCTGGCCGCTTTCATCTGCTGGGACGGTGGTAACTACGAAGATGCGCTGCTCATCAGCGAAGACATGCTGCGCAAGGATAAGTTCACCAGCATCCACATCGAAAAGCACGAAGTGGAAGCCCGTGATACCAAGCTCGGCCCTGAAGAAATCACCTATGATATCCCGAATGTCGGCGAAGACGCACTGAAGGACCTGGACGAATTCGGTATCGTCCGCGTGGGTGCAGAAGTTGGCCCGCACGATATTCTGGTCGGTAAGATTACGCCGAAGGGTGAAAAAGAACTCAGCCCGGAAGAAAAACTGCTGCGCGCCATCTTCGGTGAACAGGCCCGCGAAGTGAAAGATAGCTCGCTGCGCCTGCCGCATGGTGACAGTGGTAAAGTGGTTGACGTGAAGACCTTCACCCGCGAAGAACACCCTGATCTTTCAGCAGGTGTGGAGAAGATGGTCCGCGTCAGTATCGCTCAGCGTCGTAAGTTGACGGTCGGCGATAAAATGGCAGGTCGTCACGGTAATAAGGGTGTGATCTCCCGCGTTGTGAAGATCGAAGACATGCCGTACCTGGAAGATGGTACTGCTGTCGAAATCATCCTGAACCCGACAGGTGTGCCAGGTCGTATGAATATCGGTCAGGTGCTGGAACTGCACCTGGGTTGGGCTGCGGATCGCCTCGGCTTCCGCGCTGTGACGCCGGTGTTCGATGGTGCGGATGAGCCGGAAATTCAGGCTGATCTGGGCCGTGCCTGGATGATCGACGAAGCCTGGCGCGTGATTACCGAACGTGCCTGGGAGTGGATCAACGAATACTATGATAGCGAAGAGCTGCAAGACGACGACGAAGTGCGCCGTTACTACATCCACGCATGGCTGGGCGAGAACGAACTCTACGACCCGGATGCGCTGATGCAGTCACAGGTTTATGCACGTCGCGCTGTTGTGACGGAATGGCTGCGTGAAAAGGGTTACGATCCTGAGAACGTGCTCATCTTCGATAACAGCACCCGTGTGCTGGTTGATCGTGAAGTCGTTGATCAGAACGCGATTGACGTTTCCCTGCGTTTGTGGATTGAGGCTTATGCGCCTGAACCCATCGACGTACCAGCAGATGCCGACCAGCGTCAGTTGTTCGATTTTGCGAACAAGGTCATGTTCGAAACAGGCCAACCTGTCCCGCAATACGGCAAGCACAAGCTGTACGATGGCCGCAGCGGCGAATTGTTCGATAACCATGTGGCTGTTGGCTATGTGCACATGCTCAAGCTGGCCCACCTTGTCGAAGACAAAGCGCATGCGCGTTCAACAGGCCCTTACAGCCTCGTTACGCAGCAGCCGTTGGGTGGTAAGGCACAGTTCGGTGGTCAGCGCTTTGGTGAAATGGAAGTGTGGGCCCTGGAAGCTTACGGCGCAGCTTATACGCTGCAGGAGATGCTCACCGTTAAATCCGATGATGTTCAGGGTCGCGTCAAGACCTATGAAAGCATCGTGAAGGGTGAACCCATCGAAGAACCGGGCATCCCGACAAGCTTCCGCGTGTTGGTGAAGGAACTGCAGAGCCTTGGCCTTGCGGTAGAAGCCATCACGACGAGTGGTGATGTCATCCGCTTCGGTAAAGATGAAGAACAGGCCAATAAGCGCTCTGGCGAAAATGGCTTGATGGGGCTGGCCCGTGGCGCTTCACAAAGCCCGGAACAGCGCGCCGCTGAAGCTCAGAATGCAGAGTTGGAAACAGGCGACTAG
- a CDS encoding glycosyltransferase family 4 protein, whose amino-acid sequence MRILLLSDRIPPENRGGAGLMAWRLAQGLTDAKHEVHVVAATDHFRFTALREGIPTYHLRSRYPERFRAYFSLRNPQVIPGLKRLYKQIRPDVINAHNIHSHLSYASLSLAHQMGIPAVFTSHDVMPFAYTKIDYFIDPHECGIPDPGAYRLPERHNLRTQRLRYNPFRNQIIQRILSQDTQVRTAPSQSLADAHAANNLPNFDVVYNGLNPDTFQASPEAAQALREKLGLQGKKIILFAGRLSRPKGTIQLMDAMQHIIEDVPEAVVLVLSSLPIEQQIQQPEYANLREKHIVSGGWMAGEELAAAYQMADVIVMPSIIFESFGMVLTEAMAAHKPVIASCYSGPTEIVVDGETGYLINPYDTDTFADRLRRLLQDAALNQRMGQAGYERLLEMFTLEQQVQGMLTAYERAIAQLK is encoded by the coding sequence ATGCGCATACTACTGCTGAGTGATCGAATCCCGCCAGAAAATCGGGGCGGAGCGGGTTTAATGGCCTGGAGGCTGGCCCAGGGTTTAACCGATGCCAAGCACGAGGTCCACGTTGTTGCCGCGACAGATCACTTTCGTTTTACTGCACTGCGCGAGGGCATCCCGACTTATCACCTGCGGAGCCGCTATCCTGAGCGCTTCCGGGCGTATTTTTCGCTCAGGAACCCTCAGGTCATACCAGGACTCAAGCGGCTTTATAAACAGATCCGGCCTGATGTCATCAACGCGCACAATATTCACTCGCACCTTTCTTATGCGAGCCTGTCATTGGCGCACCAGATGGGCATTCCAGCCGTCTTTACGTCCCATGATGTGATGCCCTTCGCCTATACAAAGATTGATTACTTCATTGACCCGCACGAATGCGGCATCCCAGACCCAGGGGCTTATCGGTTGCCAGAACGGCACAATCTGCGCACACAACGCCTGCGCTATAATCCCTTTCGCAACCAGATCATTCAGCGCATTCTGTCGCAAGACACACAGGTACGCACAGCGCCCAGTCAATCGCTGGCAGATGCCCACGCGGCCAATAACCTCCCAAATTTCGATGTCGTCTACAATGGGCTGAACCCCGACACATTCCAGGCCTCGCCAGAAGCTGCCCAGGCCCTGAGAGAAAAGCTCGGCTTACAAGGCAAGAAAATCATCCTGTTCGCTGGCCGCCTAAGCAGGCCCAAAGGCACCATTCAATTGATGGATGCGATGCAGCATATCATTGAGGATGTACCGGAAGCCGTCGTGCTGGTGCTGTCGTCACTGCCGATTGAGCAGCAAATCCAACAACCTGAATATGCCAATTTGAGAGAGAAACACATCGTCAGCGGCGGATGGATGGCAGGGGAAGAACTGGCGGCGGCCTATCAGATGGCTGATGTGATTGTGATGCCAAGCATCATCTTCGAATCGTTCGGCATGGTCCTGACTGAAGCCATGGCGGCCCATAAGCCCGTCATCGCAAGCTGCTACAGTGGGCCGACTGAAATCGTCGTTGATGGGGAAACAGGTTATCTAATCAATCCGTATGATACAGATACCTTCGCGGATCGCCTGCGCCGCCTACTACAAGATGCAGCATTGAACCAGCGTATGGGGCAAGCAGGCTATGAACGCCTGTTAGAGATGTTCACCCTGGAGCAGCAAGTCCAGGGGATGCTCACCGCTTACGAGCGGGCTATCGCTCAACTGAAATAA
- a CDS encoding glycosyltransferase family 4 protein, which yields MPKLIYLGVIRIPTEKAHGLQIMQNCEALAQAGYDVELWTARRFNTAQMRRISDPFAHYGVTKSFAIKRLPILDLMPLARGNLKIERGFFYVQVISYIVVMLLRMLFTQADVYYSRDENILLPLSYTKPRVKLAYEPHTVRPSKMGRHIQQAVAARCGAILPLTGKLRDDLVAGGASADKMRVVHDGVRAERFANLPTQQAARTQIGWPQDAYIVGYMGQLKTMNMDKGVGMVVDALAEVPDAYIAIVGGPDPAAQALRQRWLAHGLPESRFLYAGQVSPEDVPLYLRAFDVGVLPLPWTPHFAFYTSSLKLFEYMAAGCAVVASALPATQEVVTDGETALLFPYDNAHALRDALQRLNHDTPLRQRLARNAYSLVMADYTWAARARVIKQHIEQCQRLAQQNDRAVQAD from the coding sequence ATGCCAAAGTTGATTTACCTGGGTGTGATTCGTATCCCGACTGAAAAAGCACACGGCTTGCAGATTATGCAAAACTGTGAGGCACTGGCTCAGGCTGGGTACGATGTTGAGCTGTGGACAGCACGGCGCTTTAATACGGCCCAGATGCGCCGGATTAGCGATCCATTCGCGCATTATGGTGTAACCAAGTCGTTTGCGATCAAACGCCTGCCTATTTTAGATTTGATGCCGCTGGCACGTGGTAACCTCAAAATTGAGCGTGGCTTTTTCTATGTACAGGTCATCTCCTATATTGTGGTGATGCTGCTGCGCATGCTCTTTACTCAGGCGGATGTGTATTATTCACGCGATGAAAACATCCTCCTGCCGCTGAGCTACACCAAGCCGCGCGTCAAACTAGCCTATGAGCCACATACGGTCCGGCCCTCTAAGATGGGACGGCACATTCAACAAGCTGTGGCGGCGCGCTGTGGGGCCATACTCCCGCTGACGGGCAAGTTGCGCGATGATCTGGTTGCAGGGGGTGCCTCTGCTGATAAAATGCGCGTCGTACATGATGGCGTCCGCGCTGAGCGATTTGCGAATCTACCGACGCAACAAGCCGCAAGAACACAGATTGGCTGGCCGCAGGATGCCTATATCGTGGGGTATATGGGCCAGCTCAAGACGATGAACATGGATAAAGGCGTCGGCATGGTCGTTGATGCATTGGCTGAAGTGCCAGATGCATATATCGCCATCGTAGGCGGGCCAGACCCCGCCGCCCAGGCATTACGACAGCGCTGGCTGGCCCATGGCTTGCCAGAATCGCGCTTTCTCTATGCAGGGCAAGTCTCGCCAGAAGATGTTCCCCTCTATTTGCGCGCCTTTGACGTGGGTGTCCTGCCTTTGCCCTGGACGCCTCACTTCGCCTTTTATACATCGTCGCTGAAGCTGTTTGAATATATGGCCGCAGGCTGTGCTGTCGTTGCTTCCGCATTGCCAGCGACGCAAGAAGTGGTCACAGATGGGGAAACCGCGTTACTCTTCCCCTATGATAATGCGCACGCTCTGAGAGACGCTTTACAACGTTTAAACCACGACACGCCCTTGCGGCAACGTTTGGCGAGAAATGCATACAGCCTCGTCATGGCGGATTACACTTGGGCAGCGCGGGCGCGAGTGATCAAACAACACATCGAACAATGCCAACGTCTGGCACAACAAAACGACAGGGCTGTTCAGGCAGATTAA
- a CDS encoding phosphoribosyltransferase gives MSQTYIDYIQAPEDRIDADFWKNPFGAQIDYDELKFLYVPDHVSTYIAAQLARQVYRYQINNISTREQITHAVMITMGGLLPGVLLHDHLAWTLNKNVPPINFGTMGVKYYAGPGDPLDEPFIKHPLSIDVKDQVVGVVEDLVDLGGTARFVGQHLTERGARKIVLIAPYLKNTGIVKEMDPVIFYGYVPKDTWIITPREKVETLVKRVPFWRDNGATLSDCEDNLIKIGYPRYLIDIYLRATYERG, from the coding sequence ATGTCCCAAACTTATATTGATTACATCCAAGCGCCGGAAGATCGAATTGATGCTGACTTCTGGAAGAATCCTTTCGGCGCACAAATTGATTATGATGAACTCAAGTTTTTATACGTCCCGGATCACGTCAGCACGTATATTGCCGCGCAATTAGCTCGCCAGGTTTACCGTTACCAGATCAACAACATCAGCACGCGAGAACAAATTACCCACGCCGTAATGATCACGATGGGTGGCCTGTTACCTGGTGTATTGCTGCATGACCACCTGGCCTGGACGCTCAACAAAAATGTACCACCCATTAACTTCGGCACGATGGGCGTGAAATATTATGCAGGGCCAGGCGACCCACTGGATGAGCCATTCATCAAGCACCCCCTATCTATTGATGTGAAAGATCAGGTTGTGGGCGTGGTGGAAGACTTGGTAGACCTGGGCGGCACGGCTCGTTTTGTAGGCCAGCACCTGACGGAACGTGGCGCGCGTAAGATCGTCCTGATTGCGCCTTACCTCAAGAATACGGGTATCGTCAAAGAGATGGACCCCGTGATTTTCTATGGCTATGTACCAAAAGACACATGGATTATCACCCCACGGGAGAAAGTCGAAACATTGGTGAAGCGTGTGCCCTTCTGGCGCGATAACGGCGCGACACTCTCTGACTGTGAAGATAATCTCATCAAAATTGGCTACCCGCGTTATCTCATCGACATCTATTTGCGTGCAACCTACGAACGGGGTTAG
- the glyS gene encoding glycine--tRNA ligase subunit beta, translating into MAQPLNFQQVILKLHDYWSAQGCVIWEPYNVQVGAGTGNPATLLRVLGPEPWRVAYVEPSVRPDDGRYGENPNRMQKYYQYQVILKPDPGNPQELYLKSLEALGIDPREHDIRFVEDNWESPALGAWGLGWEVWLDGQEITQFTYFQQAGGQELNPVSVEITYGVERIVLALQNKNSAWEIDWRDGITYHDIMFAEEVEHNRYYFDVADVDALKVVYDTYEREFGRALEGDALISAYDYVLKCSHLFNVLDTRGAIGVTERASYFRRMRDMTRSIAAQYAENREALGHPLMKMMDKWGVSLPEYTPTKPAAPTKAADFLLEIGVEELPAGDVDDVLAQLRASIPSWLDDLRLGYESVSVDATPRRIVIRATKVAERQTDEEFVAKGPPAARAYDADGNPTKAAIGFAKGRGVDVADLKVQEIDGGEYVTALVQNAGLPATEVLQDALPGLVASIKFGKTMRWNETGISFSRPLRWLLALFGDIVIPFTYAGVISGSTTRGLRPYGSPELDVTSPADYAKKLGEQGIVLSREERRATISQQIQALADEVDGIIPNDPGLLDEVTNLVESPVALRGSFEEKYLALPREVLVTVMRKHQRYFPVEYSAGKLMPYFIAVRNGDEEHLDKVTHGNEHVLRARFSDADYFYSQDIKKPLTTHLQRLGTLIFEEHLGSMQEKNERLVSLVEPIGHLLNVDATAVGIAQRAAHIAKADLGTQMVVEMTSLQGTMGREYAKLEDYPEEVANAVFEHWQPRYAGDVVPASLAGTILAIADKLDSLVGLFAAGLAPRSTSDPYGLRRAALGVVQILIAGKLDVNLADAIELVAPAQPIEVTPKVREQLLDFIQGRLDSWLEEEIGAPRDIINAVLAEQGTNPYRAYQGVLELQKWVADEGWETLLDNFARCVRITRNEPQQYRVDASKFVEVEEKALYEAYQQAVSSLPEDANIDAFLTAFTPLVPQIQAFFDAVLVNAEDASLRQARLGLLQDISNMAKGHADLSLLSGF; encoded by the coding sequence ATGGCGCAACCCCTGAATTTTCAGCAGGTGATCTTAAAATTACACGACTATTGGAGCGCGCAGGGCTGCGTAATCTGGGAGCCGTACAATGTACAGGTTGGCGCAGGTACCGGTAACCCGGCGACGCTGCTGCGTGTATTGGGCCCGGAACCCTGGCGCGTGGCGTATGTGGAGCCGAGCGTGCGCCCTGATGATGGTCGCTACGGCGAAAATCCCAACCGCATGCAGAAGTATTACCAGTATCAGGTCATCCTCAAGCCGGACCCCGGCAATCCGCAGGAGCTCTACCTGAAATCGTTGGAAGCCCTGGGTATCGACCCACGCGAGCATGACATCCGCTTTGTAGAAGATAACTGGGAATCCCCGGCGTTAGGTGCCTGGGGCCTGGGGTGGGAAGTTTGGCTCGATGGGCAGGAAATTACCCAGTTCACGTACTTCCAGCAAGCGGGTGGGCAGGAACTCAACCCCGTCTCTGTCGAAATTACCTACGGCGTCGAGCGTATTGTGCTGGCGCTGCAAAATAAGAACAGCGCCTGGGAAATCGACTGGCGCGATGGCATCACCTATCACGACATCATGTTCGCTGAAGAAGTCGAGCATAATCGCTATTATTTTGATGTAGCGGACGTGGATGCCCTTAAGGTCGTCTATGACACTTACGAGCGTGAATTTGGTCGTGCGCTGGAGGGCGATGCGCTCATCAGTGCCTATGACTATGTGCTCAAGTGCAGCCATCTCTTTAATGTGCTGGATACGCGCGGTGCAATTGGTGTGACGGAACGTGCCAGCTACTTCCGCCGGATGCGCGATATGACGCGTTCGATTGCGGCCCAATATGCTGAAAATCGCGAAGCACTTGGTCATCCGCTGATGAAGATGATGGATAAGTGGGGCGTTTCGCTGCCGGAATACACGCCGACAAAGCCCGCTGCACCGACCAAAGCGGCTGATTTCTTGCTGGAAATTGGCGTGGAAGAACTCCCGGCTGGCGATGTTGATGACGTCCTGGCGCAACTTCGGGCCAGCATTCCATCATGGCTGGATGATTTGCGCCTGGGATATGAATCTGTTTCAGTTGATGCGACCCCGCGCCGTATCGTCATCCGCGCGACGAAAGTCGCTGAGCGCCAGACCGACGAAGAATTCGTGGCAAAGGGGCCGCCAGCCGCACGCGCCTATGATGCCGATGGTAACCCGACCAAGGCCGCGATTGGCTTCGCCAAAGGGCGCGGCGTCGATGTCGCGGACCTGAAGGTGCAGGAAATCGATGGTGGTGAATACGTCACGGCGCTGGTGCAAAATGCAGGCTTGCCCGCGACAGAAGTGCTGCAAGACGCGCTGCCGGGCCTTGTCGCCAGCATCAAATTCGGTAAGACTATGCGTTGGAACGAAACAGGCATTTCATTCTCTCGTCCGCTGCGCTGGTTATTGGCGCTATTCGGCGATATTGTCATTCCCTTCACCTATGCAGGGGTTATCAGCGGCAGCACCACACGCGGTTTGCGTCCTTATGGCTCGCCTGAACTGGATGTGACATCCCCGGCGGATTACGCTAAAAAGCTTGGTGAACAGGGGATCGTGCTCAGCCGGGAAGAACGCCGCGCAACGATCAGCCAGCAGATCCAGGCCCTGGCTGATGAAGTCGATGGGATTATCCCGAATGACCCTGGCTTACTTGATGAAGTCACCAACCTAGTTGAATCGCCCGTTGCACTGCGCGGTTCCTTCGAAGAGAAATATCTGGCACTCCCGCGTGAAGTGCTTGTGACGGTCATGCGTAAGCATCAGCGTTATTTCCCTGTGGAATACAGCGCAGGCAAACTCATGCCATATTTCATCGCTGTGCGTAATGGTGATGAAGAACATCTCGATAAAGTCACACACGGCAACGAGCATGTCTTACGCGCTCGCTTCTCCGATGCGGATTATTTCTATAGTCAGGACATCAAAAAGCCTCTGACGACGCATTTGCAGCGTCTGGGTACCCTCATTTTTGAGGAGCACCTGGGTAGTATGCAGGAGAAGAACGAACGTCTCGTGAGTCTCGTCGAGCCGATTGGTCATTTGCTCAATGTCGATGCGACTGCCGTAGGGATTGCTCAGCGTGCGGCCCACATCGCCAAGGCAGACCTGGGCACGCAGATGGTCGTCGAAATGACGTCGTTACAAGGCACGATGGGGCGGGAATACGCGAAGCTGGAAGATTATCCTGAAGAGGTCGCTAATGCGGTCTTCGAACATTGGCAGCCGCGTTATGCTGGGGATGTCGTTCCGGCTAGCCTTGCTGGGACGATCCTGGCGATTGCGGATAAGCTGGATAGCCTTGTTGGCTTGTTTGCGGCTGGCCTCGCGCCTCGCTCTACATCAGATCCTTATGGGCTGCGTCGCGCGGCTCTTGGTGTGGTGCAAATCCTCATCGCTGGTAAGCTAGACGTCAACCTGGCGGATGCCATTGAACTCGTCGCTCCGGCACAGCCGATTGAAGTCACGCCTAAAGTGCGCGAACAACTGCTGGATTTCATCCAGGGCCGCCTCGATAGCTGGCTTGAAGAAGAAATCGGCGCGCCGCGCGACATCATCAATGCTGTGTTGGCAGAACAGGGCACTAACCCGTATCGTGCTTATCAAGGCGTATTGGAGCTGCAAAAGTGGGTTGCTGATGAAGGCTGGGAGACCTTGCTGGATAACTTCGCCCGCTGCGTACGTATCACCCGCAATGAGCCGCAGCAGTACCGCGTTGATGCTTCTAAATTCGTCGAAGTAGAAGAAAAGGCGCTTTACGAAGCGTATCAGCAGGCTGTCTCGTCTTTGCCTGAAGATGCGAACATAGATGCTTTCCTGACGGCCTTCACGCCTCTGGTGCCGCAGATTCAAGCCTTCTTCGATGCTGTTCTGGTTAATGCTGAGGATGCGAGCTTGCGGCAAGCACGCCTGGGCTTGCTCCAGGACATCAGCAATATGGCGAAAGGCCATGCAGATCTGAGCCTGTTGAGCGGCTTCTAA